The Thioalbus denitrificans region CGTATCCCACTGCAGCAGGCGGCCCTGGTGCATGACGCCCACCCGCTCGCCGAGCAGGAACGCCTCCTGCTGGTCGTGGGTGACGAACAGCGCGGCGATGCCGCGGCTCTTCAGGGCGGCGCGGATATCCTGGCCCAGCCGTTCGCGCAGCTCCACGTCCAGGTTGGAGAAGGGTTCGTCGAGCAGCAGCAGGCAGGGGGCGGGCGCCAGGGCCCGGGCCACCGCCACCCGCTGCTGCTGGCCGCCGGAGAGCTCGTGCGGGTAGCGCTCCCCGAGCCCCGTCAGCCCCACGAGCTCCAGCAGCTCGGCGGCGTTCTCCCGGCGCGCGCGGCGCGAGAGTCCCTTCAGCCCGAAGGCGACGTTCTCCGCCGCGGTCAGGTGGGGAAACAGCGCGTAGTCCTGGAACACCATGCCCACCCGCCGCCGGTCCGGCGGCAGGCCGCCGGCGGCGGTCGCCAGGGTCCTGCCCTCGAGCGCGATGCGCCCGCCCCGCAGCGGCTCGAGCCCGGCGATGGCCCGCAGCACCGTCGTCTTCCCGCAGCCGCTCGGCCCGAGCAGGCAGCCGATCCCGCCCTCGTGCAGATGCAGGTTCAGGCCGTCCACCACCGGCTCTGCCCCGTAACTGCAGGCCAGCTCCTCGATCTCCAGCAGGGTTTCCATTTTTTTTAATAGACAGGATTAACAGGACCTGAATTCAACTCGTAAGTGCAACTCAGTTTGGCGGTGAGAGGACAAGCCACGGTAGCATCATGGCCCCCTCTAACCGCCAAGAAAGAGGAGCA contains the following coding sequences:
- a CDS encoding ABC transporter ATP-binding protein, whose product is METLLEIEELACSYGAEPVVDGLNLHLHEGGIGCLLGPSGCGKTTVLRAIAGLEPLRGGRIALEGRTLATAAGGLPPDRRRVGMVFQDYALFPHLTAAENVAFGLKGLSRRARRENAAELLELVGLTGLGERYPHELSGGQQQRVAVARALAPAPCLLLLDEPFSNLDVELRERLGQDIRAALKSRGIAALFVTHDQQEAFLLGERVGVMHQGRLLQWDTPYQLYHEPAGRFVADFIGEGRFLAGILRAPDTVETELGTIRGNVAYSWPRGARVELLLRPDDLVPDPESPVQGTVTARAFRGAETLYTLRLPSATELLMLAPSRQDFATGATVGLRAVVDHFIAFRDAG